Proteins encoded together in one Microcoleus sp. bin38.metabat.b11b12b14.051 window:
- a CDS encoding DsbA family protein, translating into MNVSTIWRKFRSQQAFCLAALLAGCLVFIGCSPAQSAGGNSVDPKFKEQVLQVIRENPQAIVDSVQAYQQQQQQSLKAAQESFLQTMKTNPKSAIGDAPTTGSASQQIVLLEFSDFQCPFCARAHDNVKQFMAKHQDKVTLAYKHFPLTSIHPQALPAAKAAWAAQQQGKFWEYYSALFEGQKQLGEPFYGAIAQKLNLKLDKFNSDRNSPAAEAAIQKDVQLAQQLGIEGTPFFIMNGKTFSGAVELSEMENILASLSK; encoded by the coding sequence ATGAACGTATCCACTATTTGGCGAAAATTCCGCAGCCAGCAAGCTTTCTGCTTGGCTGCACTCCTGGCAGGTTGCCTTGTATTTATCGGTTGTTCCCCCGCCCAGTCAGCGGGTGGTAATTCCGTCGATCCCAAGTTTAAAGAGCAAGTCTTGCAGGTGATCCGCGAAAACCCGCAAGCCATCGTAGATTCGGTACAAGCGTACCAGCAACAGCAGCAGCAGTCTCTCAAAGCAGCGCAGGAGTCTTTTTTGCAGACGATGAAAACTAATCCCAAATCGGCGATCGGGGATGCTCCTACCACGGGTTCGGCTTCGCAGCAAATTGTACTTTTAGAATTTTCTGACTTTCAATGTCCGTTTTGCGCGCGCGCTCACGATAATGTCAAGCAGTTTATGGCAAAACATCAGGACAAAGTTACTTTAGCTTACAAGCATTTTCCCTTGACTTCGATTCACCCTCAAGCGCTGCCAGCAGCTAAAGCAGCTTGGGCTGCTCAACAGCAGGGAAAATTCTGGGAATATTACAGCGCTTTGTTTGAAGGGCAGAAACAGTTAGGGGAGCCATTTTACGGGGCGATCGCCCAAAAGCTGAATCTCAAATTAGATAAATTCAACAGCGATCGCAACAGCCCCGCTGCCGAAGCCGCCATTCAGAAAGATGTGCAACTCGCCCAACAACTGGGCATCGAAGGCACTCCTTTCTTTATTATGAACGGCAAAACTTTCTCCGGCGCAGTCGAGCTTTCTGAGATGGAAAATATTCTCGCCAGTCTCTCCAAATAA
- a CDS encoding LCP family protein, giving the protein MPVQKTPNQDPIKQSTAQPSTKKSHPAHRGRWLGFGFGLAGVAMLSATAGALLAVSLSTTPLQQQKLTPEEAAVFSQGDMAKLSMKMPELTRPVNILVLGLKVLSSDLDGHPDKHQGYDVWQNSFKGLTDTMLLVRFDPQNKKLSVLSIPRDTRTYVEGRGVVKINEANYYGGPASSAKSVSGLLGGVGIDRYVTVNVQGIKSLVDALGGITLNVPKDMKYTDESQHLYIDLKAGKQHLNGEQIVQYLLYRHDDLGDIGRVQRQQLLMRAFVEDQVNVGLLSRLPKILSVIQSHIDTNLSIEELVALAGFATQTDRAGVQMLMVPGKFSDPKDYKASFWLPDQNGIETLVAEHFDFGQNTWKIDNVDSTFLKVAIQDSTGDRSAVEDFVKTLTRAGYRNVQVSRTWSEPLDVTTIVAQDGDIKGAQAIRQSLGFGEVLVESTGALQSDVTIRLGKDWLSKKTQSGGDFKSF; this is encoded by the coding sequence GTGCCAGTTCAAAAAACTCCTAATCAAGACCCTATCAAACAATCAACTGCTCAACCTTCAACCAAAAAATCGCACCCGGCGCATCGGGGCCGTTGGCTGGGTTTTGGTTTTGGTTTGGCTGGAGTAGCCATGCTCTCAGCCACAGCCGGAGCGCTGCTAGCCGTCTCCCTTTCCACAACGCCACTCCAGCAACAAAAGTTGACTCCTGAAGAAGCGGCAGTATTTTCTCAAGGAGACATGGCAAAACTCAGCATGAAAATGCCGGAGCTGACTCGCCCAGTTAATATTTTAGTTTTAGGACTTAAGGTTCTGAGTTCAGACCTCGACGGCCATCCCGATAAGCATCAGGGATACGATGTCTGGCAAAACTCTTTCAAGGGGTTAACTGATACCATGCTATTGGTGAGGTTTGACCCTCAAAATAAAAAGTTAAGCGTGCTTTCGATTCCGCGAGACACCCGCACCTATGTTGAAGGTAGGGGTGTGGTGAAAATCAACGAAGCTAATTACTACGGCGGGCCGGCTTCGTCAGCGAAGTCAGTCAGCGGGCTTCTCGGCGGGGTGGGAATTGACCGTTATGTCACAGTTAATGTTCAAGGTATCAAAAGTTTGGTAGATGCCCTTGGCGGCATTACTCTCAATGTCCCTAAAGACATGAAGTATACCGATGAAAGCCAGCATTTATATATTGATTTAAAGGCCGGCAAGCAGCATCTCAACGGCGAACAAATCGTGCAATATTTGCTTTACCGGCACGACGATTTGGGCGATATCGGGCGGGTGCAGCGCCAGCAATTGTTGATGCGGGCTTTTGTGGAAGACCAAGTTAATGTTGGTTTGCTGTCTCGCTTGCCGAAAATTTTGTCGGTGATTCAGTCTCACATTGACACGAATTTGAGTATAGAAGAATTGGTGGCTTTGGCTGGTTTTGCTACTCAAACCGATCGCGCTGGCGTACAGATGTTGATGGTTCCCGGGAAATTCAGCGATCCTAAGGACTACAAGGCAAGTTTTTGGCTGCCAGACCAAAATGGCATCGAAACTCTGGTAGCAGAGCATTTTGACTTCGGCCAAAATACTTGGAAAATTGATAATGTTGATTCGACTTTCCTGAAGGTGGCGATTCAAGACAGTACGGGCGATCGATCGGCGGTTGAAGATTTTGTGAAGACTTTAACTCGCGCAGGCTATCGGAATGTTCAGGTTTCTAGAACTTGGTCTGAACCCCTAGACGTAACTACGATTGTAGCTCAAGACGGCGACATTAAAGGTGCTCAAGCGATTCGCCAGTCTTTGGGTTTTGGAGAGGTGCTGGTTGAGAGTACCGGTGCTTTGCAGTCGGATGTGACAATCAGATTGGGTAAGGATTGGTTGAGTAAAAAAACTCAGTCAGGCGGAGACTTTAAGTCTTTTTAA
- a CDS encoding DUF5615 family PIN-like protein produces MIFWLNAQLPPSLATWLTETFGVSAVTLQELGLRDAQDLEIFNAARANGSDTVIITKDRDFVDLVIRLGNPPQILWLTCGNITNQDLQRIFTRKN; encoded by the coding sequence ATGATTTTCTGGTTAAATGCTCAATTGCCTCCTAGTTTGGCGACATGGTTAACCGAAACATTCGGTGTCAGTGCTGTTACATTGCAAGAGCTTGGGTTACGGGATGCTCAGGATCTTGAGATATTTAATGCAGCTCGTGCCAACGGATCGGACACAGTTATCATAACTAAGGATAGGGATTTTGTTGATTTAGTAATTCGCCTTGGCAACCCGCCTCAAATTCTTTGGTTAACCTGTGGCAACATTACAAATCAAGATTTGCAGCGCATTTTTACCAGAAAGAATTAG
- the urtA gene encoding urea ABC transporter substrate-binding protein: protein MGAKISHPLEAAGPTREPIKIGVLHSLTGTMSISEISVKDATLLAVEEINAAGGVLGRPLKAVIEDGASDLQTFAQKAKQLLLESQVAVVFGCWTSASRKAVLPAFEISNGLLFYPVQYEGLEQCPNIFYTGAAPNQQIVPGVNYLLAQGKRKIFLLGSDYIFPRTANRIVKAQLAALGGELAGEVYLPLGSMDVDEAIAHILAVKPDAILNTLNGDSNVAFFLHLREAGLKPEDLPVMSVSVAEEEVRAIGPSNIAGHLVVWNYFQTVDTPENRKFVKAYQAKYGENRVTDDPIEAAYLGVYLWKQAVEKAGSIDAVKVRAAAKNIEFAAPSGIVKIDAQTQHTWKTVRIGKVRSDGQIDEIWNSGAPVQPDPFLKSYPWAAALTPKQISLGSGASLMGLFVILVLIAWMAAGVGWMAAGEMKNYVLAIQAASAAGGTPEAAIAALVDRTLLVASRTQNWLIGAFVLSSIAGIVACVSVSAIIRNLGLLRKTAQQMASGDLTARSPVMSNDAIGVLSSTLNTMAQQISSLLKGLEVRQRQLEERSRELEVAKNAAEAANRAKSTFLANMTHELRTPLNAIIGYSELLQEEAIELGEEEFVMDLASINMAGKQLLNIISDILDISKIEAGKMTLFLETVDVLNLVAQVVTTVQPLLGKNGNTLSVNCDRDIGTIYADSSKLRQGLLNLVSNAAKFTDRGKITINVWKEEGEVLLVGNAEEIAATPPGRENAAIVFQVTDTGIGMTDDQVSRLFGAFAQADDSTTRKYGGTGLGLTISRKFCQMMAGDIKVESEFECGSTFTIRLPMMMKREKGAKGDRVAEESVNSSSSLDTSIVPATAKNLVEVRSSKPLELPDAATVLVIDDDPDSRDLIGRCLSKEGFRVISSASGEAGLELAKEMLPDAITLDVMMPSMDGWAVLSALKADPDLANIPVIMLTFLDDKNQGLELGAAEYLRKPLDYKHFADLLSKYQRP, encoded by the coding sequence ATGGGAGCAAAGATCAGTCACCCCCTCGAAGCAGCCGGCCCAACTCGTGAGCCGATCAAAATAGGCGTGTTGCATTCGCTGACGGGCACGATGTCCATCAGCGAAATTTCTGTTAAAGATGCGACGCTGTTGGCTGTAGAGGAAATTAATGCTGCGGGAGGGGTACTCGGACGCCCACTAAAAGCGGTGATAGAAGATGGAGCCAGCGATTTGCAGACTTTTGCTCAAAAAGCTAAGCAATTGCTCCTAGAATCTCAAGTGGCAGTGGTATTTGGCTGTTGGACTTCGGCGAGCCGCAAGGCTGTACTGCCGGCTTTTGAGATCAGCAACGGGTTGCTGTTTTATCCGGTGCAGTATGAAGGGCTAGAACAGTGTCCCAATATTTTTTATACTGGTGCCGCCCCGAACCAACAGATTGTACCTGGGGTGAATTACTTGCTGGCTCAGGGGAAGCGCAAAATTTTCCTTTTGGGTTCGGATTATATCTTTCCCCGCACGGCAAATAGGATTGTGAAAGCTCAACTGGCGGCACTCGGTGGAGAGTTGGCGGGGGAAGTGTATCTGCCGCTGGGTTCGATGGACGTGGACGAGGCGATCGCACATATTTTAGCAGTGAAACCGGATGCGATTCTCAACACTCTTAACGGCGACAGCAATGTGGCTTTTTTCCTTCACCTGCGGGAAGCTGGCTTGAAACCAGAGGATTTGCCGGTGATGTCGGTTAGCGTAGCAGAAGAGGAAGTGCGCGCGATCGGGCCGTCCAACATTGCCGGACATCTGGTGGTTTGGAACTATTTTCAAACGGTGGATACACCAGAAAATCGGAAATTTGTCAAGGCTTATCAAGCTAAATACGGGGAAAATCGAGTCACGGATGACCCGATCGAAGCGGCTTATTTGGGCGTTTATCTGTGGAAGCAAGCTGTAGAAAAAGCTGGTTCGATAGATGCGGTTAAAGTTAGGGCGGCTGCTAAAAATATTGAGTTTGCAGCGCCTTCGGGCATCGTAAAAATAGATGCCCAAACGCAGCATACCTGGAAAACAGTGCGGATTGGTAAGGTGCGATCGGACGGTCAAATTGATGAGATTTGGAATTCCGGCGCGCCCGTGCAGCCAGATCCTTTTCTCAAAAGCTACCCTTGGGCGGCGGCACTGACTCCGAAGCAGATTTCTCTGGGAAGTGGGGCTTCTTTGATGGGACTGTTTGTCATCTTGGTACTGATTGCTTGGATGGCAGCAGGCGTCGGGTGGATGGCTGCTGGGGAGATGAAAAACTATGTGCTGGCAATACAGGCAGCCTCAGCCGCGGGGGGGACTCCGGAGGCGGCAATCGCGGCTCTGGTAGATCGAACTCTATTGGTGGCGAGCCGCACTCAAAATTGGCTGATCGGGGCTTTTGTTTTGAGTTCGATCGCGGGAATAGTAGCTTGTGTGTCGGTATCGGCAATTATTCGCAATCTCGGCTTGCTCCGGAAAACTGCCCAACAGATGGCGAGCGGTGATTTGACGGCTCGATCGCCTGTGATGTCAAATGACGCGATCGGGGTGCTATCTTCTACTCTCAATACAATGGCTCAGCAAATTAGCAGTTTGCTCAAAGGTTTGGAAGTGCGACAACGACAGCTAGAAGAGCGATCGCGCGAATTGGAAGTTGCTAAGAACGCTGCGGAAGCTGCCAACCGGGCGAAAAGCACTTTTTTGGCAAATATGACTCACGAGTTGCGGACGCCCCTAAATGCGATTATCGGCTACAGCGAGCTGCTGCAAGAAGAGGCGATCGAACTCGGCGAAGAAGAGTTTGTGATGGATTTGGCAAGCATTAATATGGCCGGCAAGCAGTTGCTGAACATTATTAGTGACATCCTGGATATTTCTAAAATTGAAGCAGGAAAGATGACTCTTTTCCTGGAGACTGTCGATGTGTTGAATTTGGTCGCTCAGGTTGTGACTACAGTTCAACCGCTGCTCGGAAAAAATGGCAACACTTTGAGTGTCAATTGCGATCGCGATATCGGCACTATTTACGCTGATTCCTCGAAGCTGCGGCAAGGGCTGTTGAATTTAGTGAGCAATGCTGCTAAGTTTACCGATAGAGGCAAAATTACGATTAATGTTTGGAAGGAAGAAGGGGAAGTTTTGCTGGTGGGAAATGCCGAGGAAATTGCGGCAACTCCCCCTGGGCGCGAAAATGCTGCGATCGTTTTCCAAGTCACCGATACGGGTATCGGAATGACAGACGATCAGGTGTCGAGACTGTTCGGAGCTTTCGCGCAAGCGGACGATTCCACCACCCGCAAGTACGGGGGCACGGGTTTGGGGCTGACAATTAGCCGGAAGTTTTGCCAGATGATGGCCGGGGATATTAAGGTTGAGAGCGAGTTTGAATGCGGTTCTACTTTTACGATCCGCTTACCGATGATGATGAAAAGGGAAAAAGGAGCCAAGGGCGATCGAGTAGCGGAAGAATCAGTCAATTCTTCCTCGAGCTTAGATACCAGTATAGTCCCGGCAACAGCAAAGAATCTCGTGGAAGTGCGATCGTCGAAACCGCTGGAACTTCCCGATGCTGCTACTGTGCTGGTGATTGACGACGATCCGGACTCGCGGGATTTGATCGGCCGCTGTTTGTCGAAAGAAGGATTTCGGGTGATCTCCTCGGCTAGCGGTGAAGCGGGATTGGAGTTGGCTAAAGAGATGCTCCCGGATGCAATTACTCTGGACGTGATGATGCCAAGCATGGACGGCTGGGCGGTGCTTTCTGCTTTGAAAGCCGATCCGGATTTAGCTAATATTCCGGTCATTATGTTGACTTTTTTGGACGACAAAAATCAGGGTTTGGAATTGGGGGCGGCGGAGTATTTGAGAAAGCCTTTGGATTACAAGCACTTTGCTGATTTACTAAGTAAATATCAGCGTCCGTGA
- the rpe gene encoding ribulose-phosphate 3-epimerase yields the protein MTQSQKQIVISPSILSADFSRLGEEIQAVDRAGADWIHVDVMDGRFVPNITIGPLIVEAIRPVTTKPLDVHLMIVEPEKYVEDFAKAGADIISVHAEHNASPHLHRTLGQIRELGKMAGVVLNPSTPLELIDHVLELCDLVLIMSVNPGFGGQSFIPTMVPKIRKLRQMCDERGLDPWIEVDGGLKGNNTWQVLEAGANAIVAGSAVFKAKDYAGAIEGIRHSKRPTPELAAV from the coding sequence ATGACCCAATCCCAAAAACAGATCGTTATTTCTCCATCAATATTATCCGCCGATTTTAGCCGTCTCGGAGAAGAGATTCAGGCTGTCGATCGAGCTGGGGCTGACTGGATTCACGTAGATGTGATGGACGGTCGCTTTGTTCCTAATATTACTATCGGGCCGCTGATTGTCGAAGCAATTCGCCCCGTAACTACCAAGCCGCTGGATGTCCACCTGATGATTGTGGAGCCGGAGAAGTACGTCGAGGACTTCGCTAAGGCTGGTGCTGACATTATTTCGGTGCACGCCGAGCACAATGCTTCGCCTCACTTGCACCGCACCCTGGGTCAAATTCGGGAATTGGGCAAAATGGCTGGTGTGGTGCTGAATCCTTCGACGCCGCTGGAGTTGATCGATCACGTGCTGGAACTTTGCGATTTGGTGCTGATTATGAGCGTCAATCCGGGCTTTGGTGGTCAAAGTTTTATCCCGACTATGGTGCCGAAAATTCGCAAGCTGCGCCAAATGTGCGACGAGAGAGGCCTCGATCCTTGGATTGAAGTTGATGGCGGTTTGAAGGGAAACAATACTTGGCAGGTTCTGGAAGCGGGCGCAAATGCGATCGTCGCGGGTTCTGCTGTGTTTAAGGCGAAGGATTACGCAGGTGCGATCGAAGGTATCCGCCACAGCAAGCGCCCGACTCCTGAGTTGGCTGCTGTCTAA
- a CDS encoding CsbD family protein has translation MSIEDRAKATAKNIEGAAQEALGNVTGDPKDKAEGKIKQKQAEASHTVEDVKDEIKKKID, from the coding sequence ATGAGCATTGAAGATAGAGCTAAGGCAACTGCTAAAAACATCGAAGGCGCTGCTCAAGAAGCCCTAGGCAACGTCACTGGCGACCCCAAGGATAAAGCTGAAGGCAAAATCAAGCAAAAACAAGCTGAAGCCAGCCACACAGTCGAAGATGTCAAAGACGAGATCAAAAAGAAAATAGACTGA